Part of the Thermococcus sp. 18S1 genome, TTCGTTCCTCTCCACGTTCTCATCTTCGGCGTTCCTGATCACACTAATCTACCTGTGGTTGGAGCGTTTTGAAGGTGGACGCTATGATATGAAGGAGCTCCTCCCCTCATCACGGGAGCTTAGGCCTCTGTTCATCGCCCTTCTGGCGTACTACATTCTTTTTGGCTCCTTGCTCAGGAGGGAAGCACTCCCCGGCTTCTCCGCCCAGATTCCAATCTGGCTTCTCTACGCGGCCACATTTTTCCTGCTGTACCGCGCCCTGAAGAAGTCCCAGGAGCATGAAGAGGTCAAAATCACAGAATGCAGACCCGAGCTTAGAAGGCTCACTGAACTTGCGGGGGTCTTCATAATCTCTGCAACTGTATCCACCTCAATCAAAACGTTCGTACTGCCACAGCTAGGCGTTGCCATCATCCTGGTCCTCTGGGCCTTTGCGAGCGTTGTTGCGGTCGTGAGTCTTGTGAAGAGCGCCAGATGGGCATTTACTCAGTAATGCCGCGGGAGGTTTTTATAGAATGCCGCCAAGAATAACATCGGGGTGATTTCAGTGGCAGTTATGAGGCTCTGGCACGGAAGGGTGCCGATCGAAAAGGCGGACGAATACGAAAAGTTCCTCATCGAGAGGGCGGTTCCTGACTACGGTTCCGTTGATGGACTTTTAAAGCTCTACTTCACGAGGAAAGACGAAGGAGACGTTGCTCACTTCCTTCTCGTCACGATATGGGATTCAATGGAGTCCATCAAGAAGTTTGCAGGCGAGAACCCGGAGATAGCGAAGTACTACCCGGAAGACGACGACTTCCTGCTGGAGAAGGAGAAGTACGTTCAGCACTACAGAATCTTCTACGAAGGGTGACGTGAATGAAAAAGAGCCAGCCCTGGGCTGGCATCCTTTCTCCCCCAATCGCCCTCGGGGGGATAGGTGCGGCGATCATCATAAACCGCTCCTGGTGGCGACTCACGGACAACGCGATAAGCGACCTGGGAAAGGTTGGTCTTCCGTACAGCGGGGTGATGAACGTCCCCCTGTTCATATCAGCGGTCCTCGCCATCTATTACGCGGTGGGTCTTTTCAGGGAGGTTAAAAATCCCCTCTCCAAGCTTGGAATCGGTGTTTTCATAATTGGGCTGGCTTTCCTAGCGGGAATAGCGGTCTTTCCGGAAGGAACCGAACCGCACTACCACGTCAGCTGGGGCTTCTTTCTGGCGGGGAGCGTTGGATACCTGATAGCCGGGGCCGGTCTATGGCTCGAAGGCCTGAGGAAGTTCGGAGCCTTCACGGCCCTGCTCTTCACCGCCGAGGTTCTCCTCGCGAGATGGGCGTTTGAGACCTTCACCGGCGTTGCCATCGCCGAATTCATCGGAATTTTTGCCATGACAATCTGGCACTACGCGCTGCTGTGGGAGAAATTCTTCGCCGAAAAGGGTTAGAGAGCTTAAATGCTGGTCTCGTCCCACAGCGCCAATCCATTCTCCTGCGGCTTTCTTTCAAGCAGTTCGCCGAGGAGTTCCTGCATGAAAACCTCCGCCACGAAGACCTCGCCCTCAACAAGATGCCCGCCGTAGAGCATGCCATCCGAGTCGCCCAGGGCAACGTGGATGTGGGCGAACGGCTCGCCGTCCTTGACACTTATGTTGCCCGCGAGAGAGACCAGCTCATAGGTACCTGTCAGCTCGATGACTTTGTACTCACCCGCATCCTCATCGAAGTAACCTATCTTTGGATTCCTCAAACTCCCGATGGCACTGACCGTCCCTACCAGGACGTTGTTCTTCTTTGCAAATTCGTTTATGAACTTCAGGAGCTCCTCCCCCTCGGGAACCCTGAACAGGAAATTTCTGCCCCTAGAGAACCTCACGGTACTCACCTCAAAGCTAATAAGCCTCCCCGGATTTAACGGTTTTGGGTGAAAGGAATGGACATCAAAGGGGCGATAATGCGTATCTTTCCAGAGATTCCGGAATTCGGTGAGGTTGACTTCTCCCAGTACTCAACACCCTACGCGGCGGTACTGATGGCTTTCCTCGAGAGCGGTAACCTCGGTTTAAAGGAATTTGAGGAGTTCATTGAGGAAAACGGTGGAACGAAGGCCGACGTTGGAAAGTTTCTCATCTCAATATTCCAGTATCTTCTCATCAGGTACCGCCGCTACGGAGACGAAAATGTCGAGGTGCCGGCGTTTAAGGCCTTCCTGACCCTCAAGGGCTGGCTCAATGAAAACGGCTTCGAGAACGATTACAGGCGGCTCCTACATTCGTTCGTCGGCTACCTCGTGGATATAGCGGAGAAAATTGCGGAAAAATCCAACTGCGAGCTGGGTCCTGCCTACATGAAAACCGCCTACCTGCTAACGGTCGAAGCGGAAGAAACCTTTGAGGAGGAGTATTTCAACGAACTCAAGAAGAAGGCCGAAGAGAGGCTTGCAAAGATTTATAAGAAATGTGGAATCGATGAGAGGCCTCCCGAAAAAAGGGAGAAGGGCTGTTAAGCCTCCCCTTCCTCAATCTGCTTCTTGAAGTAGGCGTACATGGCATCGTAAAGGTAGAACTCCTTCTCCAGGGTCTCATGGTCATTCTCGCATATCATCCTGTATCCCCTCGCCAGTATATCGAGGGCAACCGCCAGAGGCTGGGGGTTCTCGACGTGAGTATCGGCCTCCCGAACTATCTCGGCGATCTTCAGAACGGCGGGGTCGGTTATGTTGTACTTCTCAACGAAAGCGTCGAAGGAGCACTTTCCGTCGTGATGCCCGAGCTCAACCCCCTTAAAATCGAAGGGTATTCCCTCGGTGATTGTCGCGGGGTCAGTATCGCGGGGCACAAAGATAAACTCCGCCTCAGGGTCGATAAAGCGCTTTATAAGCCAGGGACACGCCACGCGGTCAACGTGGACATGTTCACGGGTCACCCACTTCATAAAATCGCCTCGGAAAAGAATCGACGTCTTTCTATTTACGGGTTGCGAAAATAGAGAAGGCAAAAAAAGGAGTCAACAGTCATCTCTCAAGGGTTACCTCCGCGTAACTCCTCGGGTCTTCCCATATCTTGACCCGGATTTTTCTCACGTTATCCCCAGCTTTTTCGGCTATTCTCTCCGCGAACCACTCGGCTATGTACTCTGCCGTAACGTTGGGCTTATCCAGAATAACTGCCTCATCGGCAGGCAGTTCCAGGTG contains:
- a CDS encoding DUF998 domain-containing protein — protein: MKKSQPWAGILSPPIALGGIGAAIIINRSWWRLTDNAISDLGKVGLPYSGVMNVPLFISAVLAIYYAVGLFREVKNPLSKLGIGVFIIGLAFLAGIAVFPEGTEPHYHVSWGFFLAGSVGYLIAGAGLWLEGLRKFGAFTALLFTAEVLLARWAFETFTGVAIAEFIGIFAMTIWHYALLWEKFFAEKG
- a CDS encoding chromate resistance protein ChrB domain-containing protein encodes the protein MKWVTREHVHVDRVACPWLIKRFIDPEAEFIFVPRDTDPATITEGIPFDFKGVELGHHDGKCSFDAFVEKYNITDPAVLKIAEIVREADTHVENPQPLAVALDILARGYRMICENDHETLEKEFYLYDAMYAYFKKQIEEGEA
- a CDS encoding antibiotic biosynthesis monooxygenase — protein: MRLWHGRVPIEKADEYEKFLIERAVPDYGSVDGLLKLYFTRKDEGDVAHFLLVTIWDSMESIKKFAGENPEIAKYYPEDDDFLLEKEKYVQHYRIFYEG
- a CDS encoding PPC domain-containing DNA-binding protein: MRFSRGRNFLFRVPEGEELLKFINEFAKKNNVLVGTVSAIGSLRNPKIGYFDEDAGEYKVIELTGTYELVSLAGNISVKDGEPFAHIHVALGDSDGMLYGGHLVEGEVFVAEVFMQELLGELLERKPQENGLALWDETSI